The genomic stretch ATCCATCGGAGAGGTTCTTTTTGAAACTTTTGACCAACATTAACCTATTAACCTTTGTTGCTatcaaaaaaaagaaacagaGACAAATGGTCCCCCTTGCCTCAATCCTCTCCTAAACCAATAATTCTTTAGTTTGACTTCCATTCACTAACACAAAAAATGTTACAGATTACAAACACTCTGAAATTCATTCTCGTCATTTTTCATTGAATCCCATTCTCTATAATAGATGGTCGAGAAAATTTTAATCCATATATTTTCTCAAAGTCGACTTTGAAGATTAGTGTTTCTTTTCTCCTTCACTTAGCATTGTCTATTAAATCATTGCTATAAAGATACAATCTAGCATTTGGCATCCCTTTAGAAAGGCAAATTGTGATTCAAAGAATATCTTGAAGACCACCTTCTTCGATTTATTTGCAAGCAACTTGCTAACACTTTATACATATATCTTATTAACGATATATCTCGGAACTCATTTAGATTCACCTAATTATCCGTTAATGGGATCTATGTTATGAATGGACTGTTACTTCTCCATTTAGTATATGCCCATTTATGTAAAATTATACAATGAATTTAATGAAATAGGAGTAACCTTTAATCACCTCCCAAAACTCTTTGATAAACCCAAAATCACATACCGCTATGCATACCAACCAAAAATTACAACTTTTGATAGACATTACATCAATTAATTGCGTATCTCTAACGAGACAGAGTACTCAATAGATTCACAGATAGTTGTCAATTTTCATATCAGATACTCATATTATAGTCAATTTTAGTAATGATTGtaatttaattgattaaatcTGTCCCGGTAAATTCAAGCAATACTAGGTAGAAAAGTGAGGTAAGAACTACCACATGAAACCAGATTCGATGTATATATAATACCCAAACCACCGTAAATAAATATACAAGTCACAGTAAATAGTAAAGTTTCAGTGTATAGATTACTACGTATACCAATTTCCATGTGTCATAAACATGAACCTCCTCCGTCGCACGTGCCTCTTAATGTTTGCCACGTCAGTTGATGATGATAGAATGAGTGGCTTCAAATCAGATGGTCCATCTAACCcaataacaataataaaaataaaattataagATAGAGAAACTAACAACACAACACACACTATATTTCATACATAAAAAAACACCGCAAATAAAAGTAGCCGCAGAACCATCCTCGCTtatctctctatctctctctaaCCTTTCAGTTCAGTTACACTAAATCAATGGGAGAGGTTTTCTTCAATAACTATAACTTTTTTTTTCTTGTAACAAATTATTGTTTCTTGTTCTGATTTGTTTGTTTGGTTATGAATATGAATATGAATAGGAAGAAAAGAAACCAGAGGAAACTAAAGTTGAGGAGAAAAAACCAGAAGAACcgaagaaagaagaagagaagaaaGAAGATGAAAAAGCCACAGAGGAGAAAAAGCCGGAGGAATCTAAGGAACCGGTTGCCCCGCCGGAAATTGTGCTTAAAGTTTTCATGCATTGTGAAGGCTGTGCTCGTAAAGTTCGTCGTTCACTCAAAGGATTTCCAGGTAgagttttttttttctttattttttttttggattttttttcagattaattatttaatttgttGTTTATGATTTTCATTTTTCAGGTGTTGAAGATGTTGTAACTGATTGCAAATCTCACAAGGTTGTTGTGAAAGGAGAGAAAGCGGATCCATTGAAGGTTCTAGAAAGAGTACAAAGGAAGAGTCATAGGCAAGTTGAGCTTCTTTCTCCGATCCCGATACCACCGTCGGAAGAAGATAAAAAATCggaagagaaagagaaacctaaacaagaggaagagaagaaagaagaggttaattaataataataataataagaataataataataataatttctTTTGCTAATTTATTTAAGTTTATCTGTGATAAATTAGTTTACAATATTTGAATTTAATTGTGCTGCAGCCTCAAGTTATCACAGTGATTCTGAAAGTTCACATGCATTGTGAAGCTTGTTCACAGGAAATCAAAAGACGCATTGAGAGAATCAAAGGTTTGTTAGTGGATTCAGTATTTTTCATTTTTACGATTCAGATTTTTCTGAGGTCCCATCTATTCAGGAATTTGTCAGAATCCTCTTTACAATTTGATTCTCTTATAAAAAAgttattataaaatatttaacttaattaaatatttaaaaatcgCACTGGAATCTcattttattataaataataataattattattattatcatgCAGGAGTGGAATCAGCAGAACCGGATCTGAAGAACTCACTAGTGACAGTGAAAGGAGTGTTTGAAAGTGAGAAATTAGTTGAATATGTTTACAAGAGAACCGGAAAACAAGCGGTGATAGTGAAACAAGAGGCGGAGAAGAAAGAAGAAGCGAAAGAAACAAAGGAAGAAGAGAAGAAAACTGAGGAGAAGGACAAGAATGAGAAAGGAGGTGGTGAAGGAGAGGAAAAGAAAGAAGCTGGAGAAGGAGATGAAAAATCAGATGGTGGGGGTGGCGGTGGTGGTGGTGCTGCAGAAGAAACCACGGTGGTGGAAGTGAAGAAAAATGAATATTATTATAATCCACCAAGGTATGGTATGGAGTTTTATGCTTATCCTGGACCAGTTTACCCTCCACAGATTTTCAGTGATGAGAACCCCAATGCTTGTTCTGTAATGTAAAAAATTATTCAAGAATGGAAATGGTAAGGGTAATATTGGAATTATGAAATTTAGACTCTATGAGTGAAATGTGTTTGTGATAGCCATATCCTGGGTAAGATGTGCCCTATGTACTTTTCCCTGCAGTAGAAAAGTGTAATCTACAGATAACTGTAGAGTTTTGAAATGCTTGTACTTTTTTTATTTAACCAAAATTAATTGTTATATatgaaaaaatatataaataattaaagtgttttatctttatttagttttttttatatttaagtAAATTTATATTTAAAAGAATTTTTCTTATAATTAATATATGAAATTAACTTAAATTAAATctttatttaattaatattaattaattaaaaaatattttctcaTTTAATGTTAAAAACATTGGTACAATAATATAGAATCTTTTTATTAAACATTGTTAGAACATTTATTAAAACTTTTAAAATTTCAATGTTCCATTCACTGTTATCTTACACTTTTAAGGAAAAAATATTTTACATTCTTTTATTTCAACCGGTAAGAGATATGTGCGACCAAAGTCaataaaatatgaaataaatataaaataaaagtTATATAATTATGTTTAAGAAATgtatattataaataaaatttaaaaaatatttaaagtgataattaaaaatatatatatataaactaaatagtttttaaaaatcaaaaatatatattttaataaaaaacatatataaaatAATTAAGTACACATGTATCTATACGTTTGCATATTACGTAAAATCgttataaataataaataaatataatataattattctttaaaaatatatatatatatatatatatatatatatatatatatatatatatatatatagtttcAGTGTgtcaaaaatatatttaattaaaaaataaataaataaattaaattatcATATATCTATGCGTTTGCATGAGTCTTAAAATGTCATTATTAATagaaaatatatataatatagtgatgatatatatatatatatatatatatatatatatatatatatatatatatatatatatatatatatatatatatatatatatatatatatatatatatatatatataaattaagTAGTTTTGCTGCATTGAAAATGTATATTTTagtaaaaaaataatattaaattaaaatatatcAAAAATATTTAAATGGATTTTAGTTATAAACTAAAACCTATTTTAATATAAATCTATTCAATAAGATTGAGTGAtgtataaaataaaataaaattattcattattattattattattattattattattaaattttatagGTAATATAAATTTTTTTGATAGGATTGATATTTTACAATTTTTTAGAAATATCATTTAagtcaatttttaaaaaaaattgagtgAGGTATAATTTTTTTTCTGTTAATATTAGGGCTTAGGTCTTAGGTCAGTATATATTGCTTACCTTTATAATCACCCTCTCCTATGTAtttgtataaaaaatgtttgaaaagTTTGACCAACCAATTACAATATAACACATATGTACGTCTATTTAGAAATTTATTTACTTTTTTGTGATGTTTTACTTTTAAATAATATGACAAATTTGTGTCTTTTATTATAAACTTGTGTATCCATCCATCATAATTGTctcatgtttttttattaaatCAATATTTATAGAAAATTATAATATAAATATTATCATTGTATCATTAAAAAAATCTAATTTGCATAGTTATATAATTACATGTAATTTCAATTTGCATATTCTTCGTATTAAATAAATATATCATAAATATTAAGTTATATTTTGCTTATaaattaaaatccattttaaTATGGCTCTATTCCATAAGATTGAGTGAGGTATAAatctaaattaaaattatttttaaataaaaacaTTGTTATAAAGAATAAAAATTCTTAATAACTCAGAGTAAGTAGTATTATAATTTATAAATAATGTATAGTTATTTCTAATAATTCTAAAATTAAGAATAATGATTctttataattttaaaaaatataatattaaatgagattaattactatacattgtcagtgtaaaaagttttacacaaTCGATTTATCACCATCACCCGTTTacattactttatagatttttaaaataaaagtcaaacttatttcaaCATCCAACGGTTATGATcaactgacggtgtaaaatccttttacactgtcagtgtatttcaattaaatccatATTAAATATAGTTACACTTATAAAGATAACAAAAATAATGATGATTcatattttttattaaaagaaatACTTATAGCTACATTTATCATAATTGtcttatatatattttttaaaatgtATAGTATTATTATAAATGTTTTTAAAattaacaaaaatattttctttgtttaaTGTAAAATTTTAGTGAATTTTTACCAATAAATGCAAATATTTGTGTTTTAAAATATACATATTTCCTAGTAATTAAATGTTATTTCTACGCATTCATtgtttttaaaatatatatatatatatatatatatatatatatatatatatatatatatatatatatatatatataataattaattattattacAACGTTAGTTCGTAGTAAAGCGTAAATCCTCACATCATATTGGTCAAGTAATTAAAAAAATTGgttataaataataaaaattcctaaaaattcatagtaagtagtattatgatttttaaataatgtataattatttttaatgattcaaaaatcaataatgattttttataatttttataaataaaatgtGAAATATAGCTACATTTATAAAGATATAAAAAATAATGATGATTCATATTTTTATTAAAACAAATATTTATAAGTTACATTTATCATATTTGCAATGTACTAAAGTAAATAAATagtaaataaaaaataatatagTGATTGTCAAGAAATATATACAAAAGAAACATCAATTAATAAGAAAAAAATGTTTCAAATTATAAATGTCatataaatattaatttaatttagaaGATATTGgtgtttttttttcttcagaatGTACAATGAAATTATGTTAATAGAAAAATAAACTCTTTAATACCATATTTTTCTTAATGTTATTTGATATAATTTTAAGGGTTAAAGTAAATAAATAAGAAATTGTTTGATAAATAATTTATTACCTTCATAATTTTAAGTATTTAAATGAAAATCATCTcaattattttaatattatttgatttcaaaattaaaaaaatcatttcTTATTATTTCTTAAATttgaaacataaacaaattttATTATAAGAGGTTAAATtaatttctctctctctctctctctatatatatatatatatatatatatatatatatatataatggaTTCAAAGATTTAAAAAATGGGAGAAATATATTTTTATAGCATATATTTTgtattatatattttttaaattataaatatatattttatttatttattatgacattttttttaaatattaatttattttttaatttttgtgtGTGTATTTTTTCAAAAGGTAATTTTAAAATGGATTTGTAAGTAATTTTTAGACAAACATGTTCTAATTTTAAAATggattttaaaaataaaaattgtaaTTCAGTGActatttttaaaaattttaatttgTTAAAATTAGTAATTTTTTATCGACAAAAATTTGTCATTTTATAGTAAATTATAATCAATACATTTTTTTTATGTAGATGatatagaaaaatattaaatttaataaCTAATTAATTAACAACAAGCATTTGTTTTATGAATTAAAGATGAATTAAAAGTAAtacaaaaaatgtaaataaaataACTTGATAAATATACAAAGAGAgttatttttaaattttgatatcttgttttgttttgtaaGCGAAGAGCTATAACATTGGAGTTGTACGATGACATGGATCTATACCATACAAACCATTGGTTAGTTTCTCATCCAAAAACCAAAACCAGATAAGAAGATAAGGCCACGTGGCAAAATCTCAAACTCATTACTTCATCCTTTCtctccaacacaacacaaaatCTCTCCCAATTTCTCTCCAATTCTCCCAACACCACCATGGCTTCACCAACACTCATAACTCCAACTTCCACACCCAAATCACTCCCACCCATCAAAACCAAACCCACCACCATCTCAGCCACCTTATCACCAACCACCACCGTACACCAACGCCGCCGTGAGTTCCTCTCCACCACATCCTCCATCCTCACCACCACATTTCTCGTTCACGTCGCCCCTGCATTCGCTGCTTCAGATGAAGAGTACGTGAAGGAAACAGAGGAGGTTATTAGCAAGCTGAGAACAACCATAACAATGGACAAGAATGACCCTAATGTGGCTACTGCAGTTGCTGAACTAAGAGAGAATTCAAACTCATGGGTTGCTAAGTATAGAAGGGAAAAAGCACTTCTTGCAAGAACTTCTTTTAGGGATATGTACTCTGCACTGAATGCTGTTTCAGGGCATTACATTAGTTTTGGACCTACTGCTCCTATTCCTGCAAAACGAAGGGCGAGGATTTTAGAAGAAGTTGAAGTTGCTGAGAAATCGCTTAAAAGGGGAAGATAAAGTAATTACTGTATTTGGAGGAAATGAATTTTGGTTTTCATTCCTATGTTTATGTTACTAGATTCTTACTGTTTTTTCTTTCTCGTTTAATGTTTGGTTTTTGTATTGTTGTATACTTTAATTACATTAAGAGGCATAATTTTTCTGTTAATAAAAGGAGAAGATTATGAATAGTTGCATATGAAGATTATGAATTGTTTTGGA from Lathyrus oleraceus cultivar Zhongwan6 chromosome 7, CAAS_Psat_ZW6_1.0, whole genome shotgun sequence encodes the following:
- the LOC127108500 gene encoding heavy metal-associated isoprenylated plant protein 7, which codes for MGEEEKKPEETKVEEKKPEEPKKEEEKKEDEKATEEKKPEESKEPVAPPEIVLKVFMHCEGCARKVRRSLKGFPGVEDVVTDCKSHKVVVKGEKADPLKVLERVQRKSHRQVELLSPIPIPPSEEDKKSEEKEKPKQEEEKKEEPQVITVILKVHMHCEACSQEIKRRIERIKGVESAEPDLKNSLVTVKGVFESEKLVEYVYKRTGKQAVIVKQEAEKKEEAKETKEEEKKTEEKDKNEKGGGEGEEKKEAGEGDEKSDGGGGGGGGAAEETTVVEVKKNEYYYNPPRYGMEFYAYPGPVYPPQIFSDENPNACSVM
- the LOC127101426 gene encoding photosystem II repair protein PSB27-H1, chloroplastic; the protein is MASPTLITPTSTPKSLPPIKTKPTTISATLSPTTTVHQRRREFLSTTSSILTTTFLVHVAPAFAASDEEYVKETEEVISKLRTTITMDKNDPNVATAVAELRENSNSWVAKYRREKALLARTSFRDMYSALNAVSGHYISFGPTAPIPAKRRARILEEVEVAEKSLKRGR